A stretch of Thermococcus bergensis DNA encodes these proteins:
- a CDS encoding IS982 family transposase (programmed frameshift), translating into MVVMNFQQEILIIKSEIYPIISKHYPKNTHREIISLYDLITFAILAHLHFNGVYKHAYRVLIEEMKLFPKIRYNKLTERLNRHEKLLLLAQEELFKKHAREYVRILDSKPIQTKELARKNRKDKEGSSEVISEKPAVGFVPSKKKFYYGYKLTCYSDGNLLALLSVDPANKHDVSVVREKFWVIVEEFSGCFLFLDKGYVSRELQEEFLKFGVVYTPVKRENQVSNLEEKKFYKYLSDFRRRIETLFSKFSEFLLRPSRSVSLRGLAVRILGAILAVNLDRLYNFTGGGN; encoded by the exons GTGGTTGTTATGAACTTTCAGCAGGAAATCCTGATCATAAAATCCGAAATCTATCCGATAATCAGCAAACACTACCCGAAAAACACTCACAGGGAAATAATCAGCCTCTACGACCTAATAACCTTCGCAATACTAGCACACTTGCACTTTAACGGAGTTTACAAGCACGCTTACAGAGTCCTAATCGAAGAAATGAAGCTGTTCCCCAAAATCAGGTACAACAAACTAACAGAACGCTTGAACAGGCACGAAAAACTCCTGCTCCTAGCGCAGGAAGAATTATTCAAAAAACACGCCAGAGAATACGTTAGAATACTGGACTCAAAGCCCATTCAGACCAAGGAGTTGGCCAGAAAAAACAGGAAGGATAAGGAGGGTTCTTCAGAAGTCATCTCTGAAAAGCCCGCAGTTGGGTTTGTTCCCTCTA AAAAAAAGTTTTACTATGGGTACAAGCTGACCTGTTACTCTGATGGAAATTTGCTGGCTTTGCTGTCCGTTGATCCGGCGAATAAGCATGATGTGAGTGTTGTCAGGGAAAAGTTCTGGGTGATTGTTGAGGAGTTTTCTGGCTGTTTTCTGTTTTTGGATAAGGGTTACGTTAGTAGAGAACTTCAGGAGGAATTCCTGAAGTTTGGCGTTGTTTACACGCCGGTGAAGCGGGAGAATCAGGTTAGTAATCTGGAGGAGAAGAAGTTTTACAAGTACTTGTCTGACTTTCGCAGGAGGATTGAGACTTTGTTTTCGAAGTTTTCTGAGTTTCTTCTGAGGCCGAGCAGGAGTGTTAGTTTGAGGGGGTTAGCTGTCAGGATTTTAGGGGCGATTCTGGCCGTGAATCTGGACAGATTATACAACTTCACAGGTGGTGGGAACTAG
- a CDS encoding IS6 family transposase has product MKSETIIYWVVSALKPFRRNKIPPEKKIRGVELYLRGLSYRQTARILKISHVTVWEAVQKLAEAVYKPKILAVKKQRNFIAVDETVIKINGKKRFLWAAIDVESKEVLAVWITTVRNWWVARDFILVVLKSCEGQPVFLVDRASWYKSAFKSLGLGYLHVTFGPRNSVERWFRTLKERTKRFWNNFRSEDWRRVHRFVFLFAFWYNFVRIHSSFGGPPGDFAEWLQEVMPQLS; this is encoded by the coding sequence ATGAAGTCTGAAACCATTATTTACTGGGTGGTTTCAGCCTTAAAACCCTTTCGTCGCAACAAAATCCCACCAGAAAAGAAAATCAGGGGAGTAGAATTATACCTGCGAGGCCTCAGTTACCGGCAAACCGCCAGAATCCTCAAAATCAGTCACGTAACAGTCTGGGAGGCCGTCCAAAAACTCGCAGAAGCAGTTTACAAGCCAAAAATCCTCGCAGTCAAAAAACAGCGAAACTTCATCGCAGTTGACGAAACAGTAATAAAAATCAACGGAAAGAAAAGATTCCTCTGGGCTGCAATTGACGTTGAGAGCAAGGAAGTTTTGGCAGTCTGGATTACGACTGTTAGAAACTGGTGGGTTGCCAGGGATTTCATCCTGGTTGTTTTAAAGTCGTGTGAAGGGCAGCCTGTCTTTCTGGTTGACAGGGCTAGCTGGTATAAGTCTGCTTTTAAGAGTCTGGGGTTGGGTTATCTGCATGTGACTTTCGGGCCGAGGAACAGTGTTGAGCGCTGGTTTAGGACGTTGAAGGAAAGAACAAAGCGTTTCTGGAATAATTTCAGGAGTGAGGACTGGAGAAGGGTTCATAGGTTTGTTTTTCTGTTTGCCTTCTGGTACAATTTTGTCAGAATTCATTCTAGTTTTGGTGGTCCGCCTGGTGATTTTGCTGAGTGGCTTCAGGAGGTGATGCCCCAGTTATCCTAA
- a CDS encoding P-II family nitrogen regulator has protein sequence MRKIEAVVREEDFDRVQKALKQMGIVPMTAYPVKGRGVQGGVPPYELMPKMKIEIVVKDEDVEKVVSTIIQNARRGIPGDGKIFILPVYEAIRVRTGEKGNEALY, from the coding sequence ATGAGAAAAATTGAAGCTGTTGTTAGGGAAGAGGATTTTGATAGAGTTCAAAAGGCTTTGAAGCAAATGGGGATAGTGCCCATGACTGCTTATCCCGTCAAGGGCAGGGGTGTGCAGGGAGGAGTACCACCTTATGAGCTCATGCCGAAGATGAAGATTGAGATAGTTGTTAAAGATGAGGATGTTGAAAAAGTCGTTAGTACAATAATTCAAAATGCGAGACGAGGCATACCCGGGGATGGCAAGATATTCATTCTGCCTGTCTATGAAGCGATAAGAGTAAGGACGGGAGAAAAAGGAAACGAAGCTCTCTATTGA
- a CDS encoding alpha-glucosidase: MKSPELLRETAKVLEETEERIKSLTSLSPRKKQSALNKIREAKENFKKMADEVVIDNEELANFFLKRAVKLKNSTNDKTIERLGEKEYMKSVEAMFKYSKAAPYDFAGYMKYVNRAYKAYVWGMISFFVVTAFLPVEFKITSLILLIPILLSLLSLRKRGYTGLMLAFAATPIPLITGALAVRAYLDVFISPSGLQEAAQGLGVSPTTAQIVAGVMVLFGIAELLLLSYAIYMFYKHRHAFL; this comes from the coding sequence GTGAAAAGTCCAGAGCTTCTTAGGGAAACTGCAAAGGTTTTAGAAGAGACCGAGGAAAGAATTAAAAGTTTAACTTCCCTCTCACCAAGGAAGAAGCAAAGTGCTCTAAACAAAATAAGGGAGGCAAAAGAGAATTTTAAAAAAATGGCTGATGAAGTTGTTATTGATAACGAAGAGCTTGCTAACTTTTTCTTAAAGCGAGCTGTTAAGCTAAAGAACTCTACAAACGACAAGACCATAGAGCGATTAGGGGAGAAAGAGTACATGAAGAGCGTCGAGGCGATGTTTAAATATTCCAAGGCCGCGCCGTATGATTTTGCGGGGTATATGAAATATGTAAACAGAGCTTACAAAGCATACGTGTGGGGTATGATAAGCTTTTTTGTTGTAACCGCGTTCTTGCCGGTGGAATTTAAAATAACTTCCCTCATATTGTTGATTCCGATATTGCTTTCTCTCCTGAGTTTAAGGAAGAGGGGATATACGGGACTTATGCTGGCTTTTGCGGCAACTCCAATTCCGCTAATAACGGGCGCCCTTGCAGTGAGGGCTTATTTAGATGTGTTCATAAGCCCCAGTGGACTTCAAGAAGCCGCTCAAGGATTGGGAGTATCTCCAACTACTGCCCAAATCGTCGCTGGAGTAATGGTGCTCTTTGGAATTGCCGAGCTGTTGCTGTTGAGCTACGCTATCTACATGTTTTACAAGCACAGGCACGCATTCCTCTGA
- the rqcH gene encoding ribosome rescue protein RqcH: protein MKQEMSSVDIKYIVEELKSLEGARVDKIYHDGDQIRIKLHVAGEGRKDLIIEAGRRIHLTTYIKEAPQQPSSFTMLLRKYLSGSRLEKIEQHDFDRIVKLKIGEYTLIAELFKRGNIILVDKDNVIVSALRYEEFKDRVIKPKHEYKLPPARENPIDISWEKFKELISSQEVEIVRALARNLNMGGLYAEEILLRAGVKKTKKASELSEDELRVVFDKMKEVFNSPKKPNIVYKDSAPIDVLPIELKWYEGYEKKFFETFSEALDEYFGKILIESAKIERTKKLQDKKRGLEVTLRKQGEMIKGFERQMQENQEIGDLIYANFTFVENLLKELSKAVEKLGWEEFKKRIEEGRKSGNKVAQMIKGVDPKEKAVTVELEGKKVKLYLNKSIGENAEIYYEKAKKAKHKLEGARKAHEDTLRKIEEIEKLIEEEEKKELNVKKLEKRKKKWFEKFRWFISSEGFLVIGGKDATTNEIVVKKHMSENDLYCHADIYGAPHVVIKDGKKAGEKTIFEACQFAVSMSRAWKDGIYSGDAYWADPSQVTKKAPSGEYLGKGAFMVYGKRNWMHGLPVKLAIGIVGYEGEKLPMCGPVDAVRAHTDKYIIIRPGRTKKSELAKKIAKIFEKWGYKVDLDDLMQILPPGNGEIVEVVE, encoded by the coding sequence GTGAAGCAGGAAATGAGCAGTGTCGACATCAAATACATAGTAGAGGAGCTGAAGTCCTTGGAAGGGGCGAGGGTTGACAAAATATACCATGATGGAGATCAAATTAGAATAAAACTCCACGTAGCGGGAGAAGGGAGAAAAGATCTTATTATTGAGGCGGGGAGAAGGATTCATCTAACAACCTATATAAAAGAAGCCCCCCAACAGCCCTCTTCGTTCACAATGCTTCTCAGAAAATACCTGAGCGGCTCAAGGCTCGAAAAGATAGAACAGCACGATTTCGACAGAATAGTAAAGCTCAAGATAGGGGAATACACACTAATAGCCGAGCTCTTTAAAAGAGGTAATATCATCCTCGTTGATAAAGACAACGTTATAGTCTCCGCCCTAAGGTACGAAGAGTTTAAGGACAGGGTGATAAAGCCAAAACACGAGTACAAGCTTCCCCCCGCGAGAGAAAATCCCATTGATATTTCCTGGGAGAAGTTTAAGGAACTCATATCATCTCAAGAAGTTGAGATAGTCAGGGCTCTGGCGAGAAACCTCAATATGGGAGGGCTATACGCGGAGGAGATTCTTTTAAGGGCTGGGGTGAAAAAAACTAAAAAAGCCAGTGAACTGAGTGAAGACGAGCTCAGGGTGGTCTTTGACAAAATGAAAGAAGTTTTTAACTCCCCGAAGAAGCCAAACATAGTATATAAAGACTCTGCACCCATAGATGTCCTTCCAATCGAGCTCAAGTGGTATGAAGGCTATGAGAAAAAATTCTTCGAGACTTTCAGCGAGGCTTTAGATGAGTATTTTGGAAAAATCCTCATTGAGAGTGCAAAAATTGAGAGAACCAAAAAGCTTCAGGACAAGAAAAGAGGGTTAGAGGTTACTCTTAGAAAGCAAGGGGAAATGATAAAAGGTTTTGAAAGGCAAATGCAGGAAAATCAGGAGATCGGCGACTTAATCTACGCAAACTTCACCTTTGTGGAAAACCTCCTCAAGGAGCTTTCAAAGGCAGTTGAAAAGCTTGGGTGGGAGGAATTCAAGAAAAGAATAGAAGAAGGTAGAAAATCGGGCAATAAAGTAGCTCAGATGATAAAAGGCGTAGATCCAAAAGAGAAGGCCGTAACGGTCGAACTCGAAGGTAAAAAGGTAAAGCTCTACCTCAACAAGAGCATAGGAGAAAACGCCGAGATATACTATGAAAAGGCCAAAAAAGCCAAGCATAAACTTGAAGGGGCCAGAAAAGCTCATGAAGACACCCTGAGGAAAATAGAGGAGATAGAGAAGCTCATAGAAGAGGAAGAGAAGAAAGAGCTTAATGTGAAAAAGCTTGAAAAACGTAAGAAAAAGTGGTTTGAAAAGTTCAGGTGGTTCATAAGCAGTGAGGGCTTTTTGGTGATAGGAGGAAAAGATGCCACAACGAACGAAATAGTCGTAAAGAAGCATATGAGTGAGAACGACCTCTACTGCCATGCTGACATCTACGGGGCCCCACACGTGGTAATAAAAGATGGCAAGAAGGCCGGTGAGAAAACGATATTTGAAGCCTGTCAGTTCGCAGTTTCCATGTCAAGGGCATGGAAAGATGGAATATACTCCGGAGACGCTTACTGGGCAGATCCGAGCCAAGTGACAAAAAAAGCTCCAAGTGGAGAATACCTGGGCAAAGGAGCCTTCATGGTTTATGGAAAGAGAAACTGGATGCATGGACTGCCCGTAAAGCTCGCCATTGGAATAGTGGGGTATGAAGGAGAGAAGCTCCCAATGTGTGGGCCTGTTGATGCCGTTAGGGCTCATACAGATAAGTACATCATTATCCGCCCGGGAAGAACAAAAAAGAGCGAACTTGCCAAAAAAATAGCTAAAATTTTCGAGAAGTGGGGATATAAAGTGGATCTTGACGACTTAATGCAAATCCTACCGCCCGGAAACGGTGAGATTGTGGAGGTGGTCGAATGA
- a CDS encoding 1,4-alpha-glucan branching protein, which produces MVRGYFTFVLHTHIPYVRKHGKWPFGEEWIFEAISETYIPLLMEFERLKKKGVKFHLVIGVTPILAEQLADEYIKRGFEEYMERKLKAMREDLEKYEDEKLKRAISYMLDYFTRVYEYWKSINGDILGVLKQLQDEGYIEIITSGATHGYLPLLERDEAIEGQIVNGIFTYEKYFGRKPKGIWLPECAYRPEGLWQSPSSGEVLWRKGIEKFLEKYGLEFFFVESHLIDEGPASFGYGKILPAKTKKSTLRPYFIKGTNIAVFARNRETGLQVWSADIGYPGDFWYREFHKKAEKSGGQYWRVTSKEVDLGGKEPYVPEKALERVEEHARHFVSLVKSLLEEYEREYGEKGIVVAPYDTELFGHWWFEGVKWLGRVLELMEKEGIESTTISRFLENYQGERYEIELPEGSWGMYGTHYTWWNPEVEWMWEHIHLAERRMVALASKYLHEDEFGDRVLEQLGRELLLIESSDWPFLITTGQAKEYGKKRLLEHTNYFHRLANALEEYFKGSEFKEREFLEEVEEIDNPFHPINIEVYVSEEPPSVPDHIEPPEIPVEEEEKGESISVASAQNLEERWESSKAKRQLELEEITKEEKEFEKKLLAIKGIGPKTVEKLKKAGIKNIEDLKNADLVKLAKETRIPKKRLERALKYLG; this is translated from the coding sequence ATGGTCAGAGGATATTTTACGTTTGTGCTACACACCCATATTCCCTATGTAAGGAAACATGGCAAATGGCCTTTTGGCGAGGAGTGGATCTTTGAGGCTATCTCTGAGACTTACATACCTCTTTTGATGGAGTTTGAGAGGCTCAAGAAAAAAGGGGTAAAGTTTCATCTGGTAATAGGTGTCACACCGATATTAGCCGAACAGCTTGCAGATGAATACATAAAGAGGGGATTTGAGGAATACATGGAGAGAAAACTCAAAGCCATGCGTGAGGACTTGGAAAAATACGAGGATGAAAAGCTTAAACGTGCAATTTCTTACATGCTTGATTACTTCACTAGAGTCTATGAGTACTGGAAGAGCATAAACGGAGATATACTTGGGGTTCTCAAACAGCTCCAAGACGAAGGGTACATAGAGATAATAACATCTGGAGCGACCCACGGCTATCTACCCCTTTTAGAGAGGGATGAAGCAATTGAAGGACAGATTGTCAATGGAATTTTCACCTACGAAAAATATTTTGGAAGGAAGCCAAAGGGTATATGGCTTCCAGAGTGTGCTTACAGGCCAGAGGGGCTTTGGCAAAGCCCAAGCAGCGGAGAAGTGTTGTGGAGAAAAGGTATTGAAAAGTTCTTAGAAAAGTACGGATTGGAGTTTTTCTTTGTTGAAAGCCACCTGATAGATGAAGGTCCAGCAAGCTTTGGTTATGGGAAAATCCTCCCTGCAAAGACCAAGAAGTCCACGCTGAGACCTTACTTCATAAAGGGAACGAACATAGCTGTGTTCGCGAGGAACAGGGAAACTGGGCTCCAAGTTTGGAGTGCGGATATAGGGTATCCAGGGGATTTCTGGTATAGGGAGTTCCACAAAAAAGCAGAAAAGAGTGGAGGACAGTACTGGAGGGTTACATCCAAAGAAGTCGACCTTGGGGGGAAAGAACCCTACGTTCCAGAAAAGGCTTTAGAAAGGGTTGAAGAACATGCAAGACACTTTGTAAGCTTAGTTAAGTCTCTCCTGGAAGAATATGAGAGAGAATACGGAGAAAAAGGCATAGTTGTTGCGCCTTACGATACGGAACTCTTTGGTCACTGGTGGTTTGAGGGTGTTAAATGGCTTGGGAGGGTACTGGAGCTTATGGAAAAGGAGGGCATAGAGAGCACAACGATATCAAGGTTCCTTGAGAACTATCAGGGGGAGAGGTATGAGATAGAGCTTCCAGAGGGTTCGTGGGGAATGTACGGGACTCATTACACATGGTGGAATCCAGAAGTGGAGTGGATGTGGGAGCATATACATCTTGCAGAGAGAAGGATGGTTGCCCTTGCAAGTAAATATCTCCATGAGGACGAGTTTGGCGATAGAGTTCTAGAACAGCTTGGAAGGGAGCTTTTGCTTATTGAGAGCAGTGATTGGCCATTCCTCATAACCACGGGTCAAGCAAAGGAATATGGGAAAAAACGTCTTTTGGAGCACACAAACTACTTCCACCGCTTGGCAAACGCTCTAGAAGAGTACTTCAAAGGCAGTGAATTCAAAGAAAGGGAATTCTTAGAAGAGGTGGAGGAGATTGACAATCCATTCCACCCAATAAACATCGAGGTTTACGTGAGTGAGGAGCCTCCAAGTGTTCCCGATCACATTGAGCCGCCAGAAATTCCCGTAGAGGAAGAGGAGAAAGGGGAAAGCATAAGCGTTGCAAGTGCTCAGAACTTGGAGGAAAGGTGGGAGAGCAGTAAAGCCAAACGTCAGCTTGAGCTTGAAGAGATAACAAAGGAAGAAAAAGAATTCGAGAAAAAGCTTCTGGCTATAAAGGGTATAGGCCCAAAGACCGTTGAAAAGCTAAAGAAAGCTGGAATTAAAAACATTGAAGACCTTAAAAATGCCGATTTAGTGAAACTGGCAAAAGAAACCAGAATTCCAAAGAAGAGACTTGAAAGGGCTTTGAAATACCTTGGTTAG